ATCCATAAAGTACTCTCCCGAGCCAAGACTCACCCCAGACTCCAAAGTTGCCACCAGCTGCCCAGAGACCCCACTCACATAAGATTCTTGTGAAGCTGGCGGTCCAACCACCggcttaataattttcttcttcgaCTTCTCACTATCTTTCTTTAGCCGTGATATGGTGTTCTGGTTCTTCTTCTCAATGATCCTCGTATGAAGCGTCTGAATTCTTGTCAAGTCACTCGTTATGGACTCAACCATAGATTGTTTTGGCTCGGATGTTGACCGGCGCTTTAGATGAAGCTTCACCTTTTGTTTACTCGGTTTCATTGATAAGAAATCATCTCCATCATCTACTTCGAGAATATCAACTTCTTTGTCTTGTTTCAGATTATCTAACTTTGTGAAGCTACAACCAGAATCTGCTGAAGGGGAAACTGCATTGAAGCTCATGTGGTCGGGCAATTTGATGCCGGCGATAGAGGAGAAATTGGAATTCACATTCTTGTCATGGTCATGGGCTCTGGCGATAGCATCAATTGCATCACAAGAGATTGAGAGAACAAACAGAACTAAAAAAACCTTGAACAACATAGCAAAGAATTCTCCTTGTTTGATTTCTGTGAAAATCGTACATGAAATAGAGGCACCCCGAAACAGAACagtaaataaactttttttctctCAGAAACTGAAGggaaaacaaatgaaaacaaaaccAGTTTTGCTTTTTCAAGCCaggaaaatcaaataaacccAGAAACAAAAGTTTCCAAATGAAAGCTTGTCATTATGTAAGTTGAGAGATAAGAAAGTATTTATGGGAGAATGCTAAAAACATGTAATGAAGAAACAAAACTCTGGGTTACGACACGTGTATCTTCCTCTCTTCTTGTTGAAATGGATGTTACGGACTTTGGATCAAGAAACGAAAAAGTCCCAATTCAAAACGCGTTTTCATAcaagaaggaagaaagaaagaaatttagtAGTGAGAGATAGAGATAATAAAGTAGAATTAAATGTGAAGGTTCGATGAGAGAAAAGTTGACCTGTTTTAAGGCGTTGGTAATCAGATTTTTGCCTAGTCTTGCTCATGTTGCCCGGGTTCATCCTCTCTGTTTCCTGTTCATTTGATTTTCCCTTCATTAAATGCTTATTAAACTTCAGGAGCTCATCCAACCACTACGAGTCACTCAGTCTGTATCTCTTGGCTTTTGCTTGGTAAACCAATCTCTTTACTTTGGTCTTCGTTTTGCGTCATCACGttaattttaccatttcagACTGACCAATGGAAACTTGTGGAAGACAGACACACACCCCCTTTTACAAGGTACAAGAAGACAAATTCCAGAGCTCACAGTTTTCTTCTATTATGGTCATTAATATCAGAAATATGTTAGgcaaattttatgatattaaatttagaaacttatttaatttttcaaatcccCAAATAAAGCTAAGCTGATGTTGTTTTGTGAAAATCAATATGCATTTATTCctataaaatttagatagtGGATGGATCAACTGATTTTGTCATAttcaagaaattttattatattaaaatgttgAATACTTTTATCTCATTGGGTCAATTTTCATTCTTTCAAAGCTCTATTTTCCagtcaaattttgtattatcacgcaaaaaaggaaggaaaaaaaaatcatgacaCGAAAATACGTTCAATAATTTCAATACGAGAACAGTGGAATCTTTATGCCGTATATCGTCCAAACTCCAAACTCTGAAACGCTAATTGCTTCACTGATTTTGTTTGACCAGTAATTTGTAGAATTAGCAGATGGGAGGTTGAAATGTGGATTTAACATTTGGGCGGtgcaattttttatattataaatataaggaTAATGGGAGTTTAGGTAAAGCTTGATGGTCCACTTTGAAATGTAAcaccacaataaatttttaaacacccAATAGTAgaataatattaacaatttattattattattatattttttaaagttttttttatagtcaaaaatctaaaatataattattgtattaatcaaaattttataaatataataaaaataatgttaaaagatttttaaacgTAGCAGCATCCGTTAAGAATAACGAAAACCGGGGAGCAAATGTCTGCCACTAAATCCTCCCTTGGTCTCTCCAGTACTCAGAAGCTCGAAGTCCCATGTTTATGgaaatatatgatatgatatgagcacataaaattaattataaattataaaaaaattggaaaacgTGGAACATACATGCCGTTGCCGCCATGAACggccttttttttaattattataagaacAAATTCAAAGTCACTCGAGTGCTGCTGGTGGTGGGTTTTTGTTTTAGACTTCGAAGAATTGTACTGCCTTTTGAATGAGAATCAAAGGCAGTTTTGAATGTTGAAATTCTtgcatttttaatattttattcacgCTTGATGTTGAATTAAATCGTGCTTACTCAGCTTCAATGTGACTGTGACTTTGAATTTTGGGAGCCTTCATTATGCTCgtaataaggccaaaagacttattcacaCTCCAAGTTCGCtccttttatcaaatttttattttttaatttgtataaatggataaaattaataaaatttttattttattttttctcataaatataaaaaattaacaatttttttaaaattaaattttaaaaaataatattttttccttttaaggtTTAGCCGTCAAAGCCCCATATCGAAGATGAATATATGCTGAAGGACAAGGCAATCTCTCATTGTGACAGTGATTATATCTCACACTAGCAGAACTGATGTTCTTGGTCTATAATGCTGTTCTGGTTTGTTGTAGGAGTTGCCAGTTGCCTTTGTCTCATTCAAATCCCAGTGGGGCTTGCTTATGCAGTCTCTTCTCAAGTGAGCTGAAATTACATGATTTTTGTCTCTGTTTAACTTCAATTTCCTCAAAACAAACTGATCTTGCACAATAAATTCTTAGCAGATGGGCTGTCAgacttgtttataaaaataacattggCTGATATGAACTTACCCCATGTCACATAATTCCCACCAACAAGCTCTTGTGTGACTCTGAACATAGTTTGTTTGTAGGCATGATTTGTTTGATAGTTGATATGCATAATCAAGCCTACCATATTTATAGTTTCAAGCTAATATACACGCCGTATATTaccctaaaattatttttcttcaattaacaaataatttcaatgcaaaaacaaaatttcaaaatttaaatcaaaattcaaagtACAAACCCTACTCCAAAAcatcacaataaattttaaaataaacaattaaagcATTTCATTATAACCTTTTAAACTCATTTTAAGCAAAATTTCGAAAAgagattgaataaattttggtcaaaaatAACCACAGAGAGATGAGTTTTTTGTGGGTTGATGAAATTCGAATATGATTAACAGTGATCTGaccttttttatatattgattatttgacaaatttcattttatcgATCAGGGAATCCCTTCAATCCTTCAAGCGTTGATGATTAATATTGTACGGTACGGATCctttaaattgttttatctaattaattaccCTGAAATAATTAGGATATTTgaggtaaattaattaatgttttagGCTATGCTTATTACTGATTTGATGGACTTAATTTAAACAGGCCCAACCATTGTTCTCATATCAACAGCCCTAGCCCAGTGGCAATCTCTCCTCTGCTTCTTTTTGAATGAGGAAACCCAAGAACTGTCACACTCTGCTCAAAAACTTTCGCACTAATTTCGGCTCTCTCCAAAGCCCTACTCACAAGAAGGTTTACTTTTGTATTTCTCCCTGTAACATCTATTTATAGTGATAATGATGATGTAGTTGTTGATTATTAATACGTTTCGGTAATTTCATGTACAGATGGATCCCTCGGAGCGTTACTGTTTCAATCCAAAGTTGCGGTGGAATCCTCAAGTGGAAGACTACTTCATCAAGGCATATGGAGCTCAACATTTCTCTCGCATCTCTGAAGCCTTAACGTAAGCTACTTGTTTTCAAAATCTCAGTGCTTCTTTTGGTGTACTGGAAACTTTTGTTGCTTTGCTAAACTATTATTCAATACTTGCATTTAATTCTTCTTTGATTGAATCTTGGTTTTGGAATTTCTGGTAATAGTTAAATTGTTCGTTTCCAAGTGAAGACAACGAAGATTAAATGAGAAATGAATAAAGCATTTGAACATGTTATTGACGTCCCTGAAAGTGGTTTTTAATGGTTAAAAGTGCTTTTATATACATGTATTGAGAAAACATAGCTGaaactaacaaaaatatatttaggaTACTGTTGTGCTTGGAGAAGCTCATGGTAGCTGCTTTTGTTGATACAGAACTTTCAGGAAAGGCTTTTACTCAAAACACATACATCAGGagttaaaataacattgtttttttgttgttgtttattctCATTTATTCTTTTGCCTTTGTGTTATAATTAGGCGTCCATCTTGTTACTCTTGTATTCGTGTGAACACACTCAAGTCAACAAGTGATGCTGTCATTGAGAAGCTACTGACAATCATGCAGGATTCAGGGTTTAAAAAGGCTTCTGATTGCGTAGATTCACACAAAAGCGATGCCACTGTTGATTCTGATATTGCCCAGAAGCTTAAACACTCTGGGAAAGAAAGTAATATAAATCAGAATTCTGATGCTCATGGCAACGTGTTACTGGGACAAAATGAAGATATGGTGAGGGCCATAAAGGAAAGCTTACAGGGTAGAACCATCTCTAAGTGTCTGGTTCCTGGGTTAGAATATGTTGTATTTGTTAAAGGTTCAGGACCACATACTATTGATTATGGTTATGCACCTGGAAAACCTCCAAAGGAGGTGATTGTAAGTAGGAAGTGTGCAGAAGCAGTTCTTCGAGGAGCTCAGGTTTGGAGACTTtctatttttttgcttttttgtcCTTTCCCTTTCATTTTATGCTAACAAGGGCTATTTGTGTTTTTGATTTTGGGGATTAGCAGGGTTATAGGAGATGcataataatatgtaattcTTAAGTGTGAAAGAGTGGATGTATCTAAGGGCTATTGTTAATATGCTATAGGTGTACATCATTCATTTTGTTGACTGTGAATTTAGTCTTGACTAGAAAATAATTCTAATATATGCAAGTTAATTTGCTTGTAGATATACGTTCCTGGTGTGATGGCTTGCAGCGCTCATGTCGAGAAAGGAGATGTAGTTGCAGTTTCAGTTGCCGTTGAGCAACCTGGGGCCGATGGTGGATGGGGTCTTGGCATTACACGCGGGACCATTATTCATGGATTAGAAACAGGCAAGAAAATTATTTGTTGCTCAAAGTTGACTTCTTTGCCCATTGTGTTATTTGGTCTCTAATTACTGggaaataaagaatttattagGAAATcaatggaaaattaaaaaaatggctAATCTTTTGCTGAATTggcatataattaataattagacagcctttattcttttaaatagtATTGATAGATAAGAAATAGCTTTGATTTTTGTTACGAGGTGCATAATTGTTGCTTAAACTTGTCAGTCAAACGGTACTCTCTTAAACTGGAAcactaaattttatgtttttttttgctttttgtgTCTTTTGCTTCTCATATAACCTTGTGAGTTGTGAAAATTTCTCCAATATTAAGAGTTTGACAACTTCTTGTTATGACTTTGTAGATCCCTATTATTCTGAGCGTTGTGGCTTGTATATTGGCCAAGGAACAACTATGATGTCAAGGGCTGGGATCTTCCGTGTTACAGAAGGAATCGCTGTTGAcatgaataatcaaatatttaaactGCCTTCATTTCATGGTATATAACCAAACAGTATATATGTTATTTCACACATTGAGTTTATAATATGACAGAGACAGTTCAGCGGTAGCCTTTATAGAGAAGAATGGTGTTATGTTTATATGCTGTCAATAATTCTCAACACATCTAAATGATGTTGTCATATGTGCATTTTGTTAGcaaaatatatcatttgtattccTGATGATCATATGTAGTTTTCTGGTTTCTCCTTGTAAGTTATGTATCACTGTAATTCTAATTTGTCCTATATTTTTATCTGTAATAGATACAAGCCATAATTTTCTTAGGTTATTTTTGGGCTTTGGAATTATGGAAATTGATTACTAATTTTTATGGTCTTATTGCTTGGATCAAAGAGTGAGGATCCATGATACACTATGTATGTGTGAATAAATATATTCTGAGCAGATTTTGAGTTAATAGCTGTGATTTGGctaattttgattgattgagGAGGTACTTTGGTTGGAATGTCCATCTACTGAGAAAGTGATTTGCTATATTACTGGATTTCATGCTTTAACTGCTGCATCTTTGATATGGCACATGCATATAAAACCTTTTttgatgttaaaattattttatgtggTATATATTTATGGTTTTTGGTATGCTTTTTTGAAGCTTGAGGAGCTCTTACCCTTTTTGTTTTGGTTCCCAGATGTGCTTGAGGGGGAAATATTTCTCCAAAACCTGCCAAGTATTGTCACTGCTCACGTCCTAGGT
This sequence is a window from Mangifera indica cultivar Alphonso chromosome 5, CATAS_Mindica_2.1, whole genome shotgun sequence. Protein-coding genes within it:
- the LOC123217563 gene encoding rRNA (cytosine-C(5))-methyltransferase NOP2C, translating into MRKPKNCHTLLKNFRTNFGSLQSPTHKKMDPSERYCFNPKLRWNPQVEDYFIKAYGAQHFSRISEALTRPSCYSCIRVNTLKSTSDAVIEKLLTIMQDSGFKKASDCVDSHKSDATVDSDIAQKLKHSGKESNINQNSDAHGNVLLGQNEDMVRAIKESLQGRTISKCLVPGLEYVVFVKGSGPHTIDYGYAPGKPPKEVIVSRKCAEAVLRGAQIYVPGVMACSAHVEKGDVVAVSVAVEQPGADGGWGLGITRGTIIHGLETDPYYSERCGLYIGQGTTMMSRAGIFRVTEGIAVDMNNQIFKLPSFHDVLEGEIFLQNLPSIVTAHVLDPQKGERILDMCAAPGGKTTAIAILMRDEGEVVAVDRSHNKVMDIQKLAAEMGLNCITTYKLDALKAVSRRNESNDTSMQYCSKDNVCETIQGFDDTRLHDERVSSTATEGLIAVMAGTEKVSNEKGNERTYISKADIRKNRQKMRNGPGRNQSLGGRVEYSKGFFPYSFDRVLLDAPCSALGLRPRLFAGEETIVSLRNHGKYQRRMFDQAVQLVRPGGVIVYSTCTINPGENEALVRYALDTYKFLSLAPQHPRIGGPGLIGSCEFPDGYIEEWLRPGEEELVQRFDPSSPLDTIGFFIAKFIVGSRDS